The Spirochaetota bacterium DNA segment GGTCCAGTTATTTCCGCAATAAACTCAGACGGGTACATGGGGCCGCGGGGTTACTACGGCCCCCGGGCCCGATTGCGCGGTGTATTCGATCGACGAAAGACGCTCCCTTTACTTTGAATTAGCTCGCCGTTCAATGCCCTTGGGCGGAGGGTCAGGCTCTCTTCCCCTGCCGCCTGAAACTTTTTATTTTAGGCCTGCGTGGTATATGGCTTCCACAATCCGGCGGCCCAGCCCGCGGGAATCGCCTTGGCGGTTAAAGAACATCGTACCAAAGCACCAAGCCCGCTCGGAACGAAATAATTCCGGTTCATCGAGGGCGCCATGGAACCGCCGGAAACCGTCAGATCGGAAAGGCCCACCTTCCTATAAAAAAACTTGACCGGAAAATGGCCGAAGGATATATTTAAATACTTATTTAAAAATATTGAATATCTGTTTAACTATGATGATCGGTGTTCGATAATTGAAGAGTACGGCACCCCGCATAAAAATCGCCATTGTTGCGGTCCTGCTTCTCGCAGCGACGGGGGCGGCCGTATACCTGCTCGGCGACAATGCTTATTTTAACCGCAACAACCGCGTCAAACCACGCGTGGGCCCGATCGTTGAGGCCATCTACGCCCTCGGCACCGTGAAGTCCGAAAATGTTTACAACCTCAAAATGGGCGTCTCCACCACGGTGACGAAGCTGCATGTAAGGGAAGGACAGGATGTCCGGAAGAACGCGCCGCTCGCTTCGGTGGATACCGGCATGCTCGTTCGCGCGCCGTTCGCGGGCACGGTCACCCGAATATACAGCGAGGAGGGTGAAGTGGTGATGCCGGGCGTCCTGCTCCTCACCCTCATGGACCTCTCTAAAAAATATGTGCAGCTTTCGCTGGACCAGAATTCGGCCCTTCGGGTTAAAAAGGGACTCAAGGCGGAGCTCAGCTTCGAAACGCTGAGAGGAAAACTCCTGCATGGCATGGTGGAGAGCGTCTATCCATCCGGAGGACAGTTTCTCGCCCGCATCGACGTACAAGGGATGCCGCCCGAGATACTACCGGAGATGACGGCGGATGTGGCCATAGAAGTCTCGCGCAGGGAAAGCGCGCTCCTGGTCCCCCTGTCATCGGTAAACAACGGCTCTATTACCGTTGATCGCGAAGGGAAACTGCGGCAGATCAGGGTCTCCATCGGGGCGATTGACGGCGCATGGGGCGAGGTGATCGAAGGCGACATCCAGGCCACGGACGTGCTGGTCCTCGGGCGTTGAGGTGAACCGACATGCTCTACCTGGCCATCCGCCACCTCGTGAACAGACCCCACCAGACCATCCTCACCTTCATCGGCCTTATCCTCGGCGCGGCCGGGTATATCGTCTTCTCGGGCCTTCAGATCGGCTACAGCGATTACGTTGTGGACCGCCTGGTGAACGTGGACGCCTACGTGCGGATATCCCCCCGCGACTCCATAATCAACGATGAAACCTTCAAGGACATCTTTTTCCCCGGCGCCGCGGTCAGGTGGCTTCGCCCCCCGTCGGGCAGGGTGTACAACTCGTATCTTTCGAACATACAGGGATGGTTCGAGCGGCTCAAGGCGGAAAGCGACGTTGTGGCATATTCGCCGCAGCTCATCCGGGAAGTGATCTTTTCGAACGGGAAGTTTTCATATCCCGTACGGCTTGTTGGAGTAAACACGGCCACGCAGCGGAAGGTCACCAACATGGAACGCGACATCGTCGAGGGCTCGCTGGACGATATCTCCCGCGGCGATTCGCTCATTCTGATCGGCAGAGACCTCATGAAGCGGCTCGGCGCCCATCAGTACGGAACGGTCAACGTCATCAATCCCGACGGCACCGTGTACCAGGCCAAGATCGTAAGCGTATATCATACCGGCATAAAGGAGATCGATTACCGGTTTGCGTATTCTTCGCTCTCCACGGTGCAGAAGATCACCCGCTCGCCCGGGGAAATCTCGAGCATCGTGGTGCGCCTGGCCGACGTCAACGCATCGGCCGCGACCGCCACGCGCTGGCAGATGTTGAGCAGCGACAAGGTCGAGAGCTGGGACCAGTCAAAAGAGGACATACGCGTGACGCTGAAGACACAGGGGATTGTACGTAACGCCACGACCTTCACCATCATGCTGATCATCGCCTTCGGCATTTACAACATATTGAACATGGTCGTGAACCAGAAGAAGCGGGAGATCGCGATCCTCAGGAGCCTTGGCTTCAGCGAGGGGGAGACAATATTCCTCTTCCTGGTGCAGGGGATGATTCTCGGGCTCGGCGGGGGTCTCTTTGGAATGCTGGTCGGGGGGATCGCCTGCCACTACATCGAGCAGATCAAGATCGGCGTTGGCGCGGGCCACATGCCCATGTCCTGGGACGCGGCCATCTATCTCAAGGCCTTTTCGATCGTGCTGATATCCTCGATAATAGCCAGCTTTCTCCCGGCCCGCAATGCCGGCCGGCTCTCACCGATCGAAATAATACGGTGGTCCGCGTAGCCCATGAACGCGATAGAATGCAAAAGGCTCGTAAAGAACTTCGGGGACCCGCCCACCGAGGTGCTGCGTTCCGTTTCCTTCTCCGTCAAAGAAGGCGAGTTTGTGGCCATCACGGGCCGGTCCGGGTCCGGAAAGTCGACGCTGCTCTACGTGATGAGCGGACTGGACAATCCCACCGCCGGCGAGGCGAGGATCTTCGGCGAGAACATCCACGGCCTGGAAAAAAACAGGCTGCACCGGTTCCGCAACCTCCGCATGGGATTCGTCTTCCAGTTCCACTACCTGATACCGGAGCTCACCGCACTCGACAACATCCTCATGCCGGCGAGAAAATACGGAAAGGAAAAGGAGAAGCGCTCCCGGGCGCTCGATTTCCTCTCTCAGTTCGAGCTCGGACACTGCACCAACAAATACCCGTCCCAGATGTCCGGCGGCGAGCAGCAGCGGGTCGCGGTGGCCAGGGCGCTTTTAATGGAGCCCGACATACTCTTCGCCGACGAGCCCACGGGGAACCTTGATTCAGTCAACGGGGAAAAGGTGCTCAGGATTTTTGAGAAGATAAACCGCGAACACCGGGCCACAATCATGCTTGTCACCCACGAGAATGATTTCGCCGCCCGGGCCGCCCGCGAAATACACCTTATGGACGGCAAAATCGTGTATGATAGAATCCAGGAACACGGCCGCACGGGGGCGGCGCCGTGAAGAAACCCCTCCTTTCCCGCGCCTTTATGGCATTCATGCTTGCGTTTTTCGTTTTGGCCGCGGGCGGGGTTGTTCGCTCCGCGGAGCCGGTGCTTTCGCTTTGCGAGTTCCTCGAACGGGCGACGGTGAACAATCCCGACATATTCGCCCAACTGGACCGGCTGAGGGAATCGGAGGCCCTGGAACAGCAGAGCCGTGCGGTGTACGACATCGTCTTCAACCTGCACTACTCCCGCCTTTACGACCGGCCCTTTTCCGAGTACTCGTCGGTCAAAATCCGCGAACAGACCACCGACAGCGCGGGCGCGGCGCTGCAGTGGAACGTGCCGCATACCGGCACGCGCCTGCGCGGCGGCTTCGACTACCACC contains these protein-coding regions:
- a CDS encoding efflux RND transporter periplasmic adaptor subunit, translated to MKSTAPRIKIAIVAVLLLAATGAAVYLLGDNAYFNRNNRVKPRVGPIVEAIYALGTVKSENVYNLKMGVSTTVTKLHVREGQDVRKNAPLASVDTGMLVRAPFAGTVTRIYSEEGEVVMPGVLLLTLMDLSKKYVQLSLDQNSALRVKKGLKAELSFETLRGKLLHGMVESVYPSGGQFLARIDVQGMPPEILPEMTADVAIEVSRRESALLVPLSSVNNGSITVDREGKLRQIRVSIGAIDGAWGEVIEGDIQATDVLVLGR
- a CDS encoding FtsX-like permease family protein, which encodes MLYLAIRHLVNRPHQTILTFIGLILGAAGYIVFSGLQIGYSDYVVDRLVNVDAYVRISPRDSIINDETFKDIFFPGAAVRWLRPPSGRVYNSYLSNIQGWFERLKAESDVVAYSPQLIREVIFSNGKFSYPVRLVGVNTATQRKVTNMERDIVEGSLDDISRGDSLILIGRDLMKRLGAHQYGTVNVINPDGTVYQAKIVSVYHTGIKEIDYRFAYSSLSTVQKITRSPGEISSIVVRLADVNASAATATRWQMLSSDKVESWDQSKEDIRVTLKTQGIVRNATTFTIMLIIAFGIYNILNMVVNQKKREIAILRSLGFSEGETIFLFLVQGMILGLGGGLFGMLVGGIACHYIEQIKIGVGAGHMPMSWDAAIYLKAFSIVLISSIIASFLPARNAGRLSPIEIIRWSA
- a CDS encoding ABC transporter ATP-binding protein, producing the protein MNAIECKRLVKNFGDPPTEVLRSVSFSVKEGEFVAITGRSGSGKSTLLYVMSGLDNPTAGEARIFGENIHGLEKNRLHRFRNLRMGFVFQFHYLIPELTALDNILMPARKYGKEKEKRSRALDFLSQFELGHCTNKYPSQMSGGEQQRVAVARALLMEPDILFADEPTGNLDSVNGEKVLRIFEKINREHRATIMLVTHENDFAARAAREIHLMDGKIVYDRIQEHGRTGAAP